A single genomic interval of Mucilaginibacter boryungensis harbors:
- a CDS encoding NAD-dependent succinate-semialdehyde dehydrogenase, with translation MSIQSINPANGKVIKKYKEDSEQNVTRKIEQTHKAWLKWREKSFAERATLLKNLAANLKQRKDELAVLMANEMGKPLKDGVAEIEKCASVCEYYANNGTQFLADEVVETDASKSYVSFQPFGVVLAIMPWNFPFWQVFRFLAPGLMAGNCGLLKHASNVPGCALIIEDLVKTSGFPDNVFQTLMIGSKEVNKVIAHPLVKAVTLTGSTEAGIKVAQQAGTLLKKTVLELGGSDPYIVLEDADLEEAAQACVNSRLINNGQSCVAAKRFILVKGIEKEFIRLFKEKMMQKKVGDPFEAGTDLGPMARADLRDELHQQVLSNIKAGAKCILGGNIPPFKGTHAYYEPTILTGIKKGMPAYEEEIFGPVALIISARDTEHAISIANDTVFGLGAAVFTKNNSAGEEIARTKLQAGCCFVNSLVKSDPRLPFGGVNQSGYGRELSIYGIHEFVNIKTVYVK, from the coding sequence ATGAGCATACAATCCATTAATCCCGCAAACGGGAAAGTAATAAAAAAATATAAAGAGGATTCAGAGCAGAACGTTACCCGTAAAATTGAACAAACCCACAAAGCATGGCTTAAATGGCGCGAAAAAAGCTTTGCAGAGCGGGCCACCCTGCTGAAAAATTTAGCGGCCAACCTAAAACAAAGAAAAGATGAACTGGCTGTTTTAATGGCCAACGAAATGGGCAAACCATTGAAAGATGGCGTGGCTGAAATTGAAAAATGTGCTTCGGTTTGTGAATATTATGCAAACAACGGCACCCAATTCCTGGCTGATGAGGTTGTAGAAACAGATGCCTCAAAAAGCTATGTTAGTTTTCAACCCTTTGGCGTGGTGTTGGCCATTATGCCCTGGAACTTCCCTTTCTGGCAAGTATTCAGGTTCTTGGCCCCTGGATTAATGGCTGGCAACTGTGGCCTGCTTAAGCATGCATCAAACGTACCCGGCTGCGCGCTCATTATTGAAGACCTGGTTAAAACTTCCGGCTTTCCCGATAATGTATTCCAAACCTTAATGATAGGCAGCAAGGAAGTGAACAAGGTAATTGCCCATCCGCTTGTTAAGGCTGTTACCTTAACCGGCAGCACCGAAGCGGGTATAAAAGTTGCCCAACAAGCAGGGACGCTCCTGAAAAAAACGGTATTAGAATTGGGTGGCAGCGACCCGTACATCGTATTGGAAGACGCAGATCTGGAAGAAGCGGCACAGGCATGTGTGAACAGCCGATTAATTAATAACGGGCAAAGCTGTGTGGCTGCCAAGCGGTTTATCCTGGTAAAGGGAATTGAAAAAGAGTTTATAAGACTTTTTAAAGAAAAAATGATGCAGAAAAAAGTGGGTGACCCTTTTGAAGCAGGTACTGATTTGGGGCCGATGGCGCGTGCTGACCTGAGAGATGAATTACACCAGCAAGTATTAAGCAATATTAAAGCGGGCGCCAAGTGTATATTGGGCGGAAACATCCCCCCATTTAAAGGCACGCATGCTTATTATGAACCCACAATACTTACCGGCATAAAAAAAGGGATGCCTGCTTATGAAGAAGAAATTTTTGGACCGGTGGCGCTCATCATATCTGCCAGGGATACCGAACATGCTATTAGTATTGCAAACGATACTGTATTTGGCCTGGGCGCCGCAGTGTTCACTAAAAACAATTCGGCAGGCGAGGAAATAGCCCGCACCAAATTGCAGGCAGGTTGTTGCTTTGTTAACTCACTTGTAAAATCCGATCCGCGGTTACCGTTTGGCGGGGTCAATCAATCGGGCTATGGCCGCGAACTGAGTATATACGGCATACACGAGTTTGTAAATATTAAAACGGTATACGTTAAATAA
- a CDS encoding sialidase family protein: protein MKLKGLKADISRRKFITITGIAATAGLAPKQILAAENVSQATGPKPAVPADKPMAAPVNSIAEIIESKTICIEPGLYLADNGYELDANGHMVPKSRVVEPNRYLGWPTIVKTKQGRLMVVFSGDRDSHICPYGKTHLITSDDNGKTWSEPETINNTPLDDRDAGIIQTKKGTLVVSWFTSLVFAGKHATKGGPPVFSKYARIAEKIPAETKKQWLGNWTRRSEDMGKTWLEPVRTTGTAPHGPISLKNGDLLYVSTGFWEGKPSMIAERSTDDGKSWKVIGRLPNNEYPTTTMSEPHVVELSSGKLIAMIRNEPADVSKKFLLQSESTDGGKTWTGMKSTGIWGYPPHLIQLKNGWLLVAYGCRRVPYGERVCISKDEGKTWDIANEINLSNAPSPDLGYPASVQLDDGSIYTVFYQAPKLGEPACIMSTHWKLT from the coding sequence GGCCCCAAAACAAATTTTAGCTGCCGAAAATGTCAGCCAGGCAACGGGCCCGAAGCCTGCAGTGCCGGCTGATAAACCCATGGCCGCACCGGTAAACAGTATTGCCGAGATCATCGAATCGAAGACAATATGTATTGAACCGGGGCTATACCTGGCCGATAACGGTTACGAACTGGACGCTAACGGGCATATGGTACCCAAAAGCAGGGTAGTGGAACCCAACAGGTATTTAGGCTGGCCTACTATAGTGAAAACCAAGCAGGGCAGATTAATGGTTGTATTCTCGGGCGATAGAGATTCGCATATATGCCCGTACGGAAAAACGCACCTTATTACTTCGGATGATAATGGCAAAACATGGTCCGAACCTGAAACCATTAATAATACCCCGCTTGACGACAGGGATGCCGGGATCATTCAGACTAAAAAAGGTACGCTGGTAGTTAGCTGGTTTACATCGCTGGTTTTTGCCGGTAAGCATGCTACCAAAGGCGGGCCGCCGGTGTTTAGTAAATATGCCAGGATAGCTGAAAAAATCCCTGCCGAAACAAAAAAGCAATGGCTGGGCAATTGGACACGCCGGTCGGAAGATATGGGTAAAACCTGGCTGGAACCGGTAAGGACTACAGGTACTGCCCCGCATGGCCCTATCAGCTTAAAAAATGGCGATCTTTTGTATGTAAGTACAGGTTTTTGGGAAGGCAAGCCGTCTATGATAGCAGAGCGGTCGACCGATGATGGCAAAAGCTGGAAAGTAATAGGCCGGTTACCCAATAACGAGTATCCTACTACAACCATGTCCGAGCCGCATGTGGTGGAATTATCGTCGGGCAAGCTAATCGCTATGATCCGTAATGAACCTGCGGACGTTAGTAAAAAGTTCCTTTTACAGTCAGAAAGTACCGATGGTGGCAAAACATGGACGGGTATGAAAAGTACAGGTATATGGGGCTATCCGCCGCATTTAATTCAGCTTAAAAATGGCTGGCTGCTGGTTGCTTATGGTTGCCGGAGGGTACCTTATGGCGAGCGGGTTTGTATAAGTAAAGATGAAGGTAAAACATGGGATATTGCTAACGAGATCAATCTTTCTAATGCGCCAAGCCCGGATTTGGGTTATCCGGCAAGCGTGCAATTGGATGATGGTTCGATATACACCGTATTTTACCAGGCCCCTAAGCTTGGCGAACCCGCCTGTATCATGAGCACGCATTGGAAACTTACTTGA
- a CDS encoding iron-containing alcohol dehydrogenase, whose protein sequence is MSYTRIATTPVTHIGWGAVTHLLAEIKQLNATKILFVSDPVLKQIGVTDQVVQPVADAGYQYDIYTDIIPEPLLETGQKLVDFARNGKYSLIVGIGGGSALDLAKLAAVFLENEGDVKEYLNLSGSKTLQKKGVPKILIPTTSGTGAEVTNISVLALEYTKDVISHDYLIADVAIVDPQLTVSVPPKVTAATGADALTHAIEAYISVNANNYSDGLALQAIRLISGALRGAVADGSSKQARIDMAYGSYIAGLSFFNAGVGAIHALAYPLGGQFHIPHGDSNAVLIPYVMSYIRPACFSKMGDIYNAMGGDIANITPEEASVKCIFSLVGLLKDIGIPATLAGFDVPLSALEQLTTDGVKQKRLLARCPMQLTEKDIANIYKNAFSGELVP, encoded by the coding sequence ATGAGCTATACCCGCATTGCAACTACGCCCGTTACCCATATTGGCTGGGGTGCAGTAACGCATTTATTGGCTGAAATAAAACAACTGAATGCTACTAAAATACTTTTTGTTAGCGATCCTGTATTAAAACAGATAGGCGTTACCGACCAGGTGGTCCAACCTGTGGCGGATGCCGGTTATCAGTATGATATTTATACCGACATTATCCCCGAACCGCTTTTGGAAACCGGCCAAAAACTGGTAGATTTTGCCCGGAATGGAAAGTATTCGTTAATAGTTGGCATTGGCGGTGGAAGCGCGTTGGATTTAGCCAAACTTGCCGCCGTTTTTTTAGAAAATGAGGGCGATGTTAAGGAATATTTAAACTTAAGCGGCTCAAAAACTTTACAAAAAAAGGGCGTCCCAAAAATACTTATACCAACCACATCCGGCACTGGCGCCGAGGTAACAAACATCTCTGTACTGGCGCTTGAATATACTAAGGACGTGATCAGCCACGATTATTTGATAGCCGATGTGGCTATTGTAGATCCGCAGCTAACTGTTAGCGTGCCGCCAAAAGTAACCGCTGCTACTGGTGCCGATGCACTTACCCATGCTATTGAAGCTTATATTTCGGTAAACGCTAATAACTATTCTGATGGTTTGGCTTTACAGGCTATCCGGCTTATCAGCGGCGCTTTGCGTGGGGCGGTGGCCGATGGCAGCAGCAAGCAGGCCCGCATTGATATGGCTTATGGCAGCTATATCGCAGGGCTTTCTTTTTTTAACGCGGGTGTTGGTGCTATTCATGCGCTGGCTTATCCTTTGGGCGGGCAGTTCCATATCCCACATGGCGATTCAAATGCTGTTTTGATACCCTATGTAATGAGTTATATCCGCCCGGCCTGCTTTAGCAAAATGGGCGATATTTATAACGCCATGGGTGGCGATATCGCCAATATAACTCCCGAAGAAGCTTCTGTAAAATGCATATTCAGCCTTGTCGGCTTGTTAAAAGATATTGGTATTCCCGCCACATTAGCCGGCTTTGATGTGCCACTATCGGCGCTTGAACAATTAACAACCGACGGTGTTAAACAAAAACGGCTTTTGGCTCGCTGCCCAATGCAATTAACCGAAAAAGATATCGCCAACATTTATAAAAATGCTTTTTCGGGCGAATTGGTACCTTAA